One Myotis daubentonii chromosome 12, mMyoDau2.1, whole genome shotgun sequence genomic region harbors:
- the CAD gene encoding CAD protein isoform X4, giving the protein MATLVLEDGLVLRGQPFGAAVSTAGEVVFQTGMVGYPEALTDPSYKAQILVLTYPLIGNYGIPPDEADEFGLSKWFESSGIHVAGLVVGECCPTPSHWSSIRTLHEWLQQHGIPGLQGVDTRELTKKLREQGSLLGKLVQDGTDPSALPFLDPNARPLVPEVSIKVPQVFNAGGTPRILALDCGLKYNQIRCLCQRGAEVTVVPWDHALDSHEYEGLFLSNGPGDPASYPNVISALSRVLAEPNPRPVFGICLGHQLLALAIGAKTYKMRYGNRGHNQPCLLAGSGRCFLTSQNHGFAVETDSLPAGWLPLFTNANDHSNEGIVHASLPFFSVQFHPEHHAGPSDMELLFDIFLETVKEANTGNPGAQTVRARLAERLCLPGAPSPGSGLPPPRKVLILGSGGLSIGQAGEFDYSGSQAIKALKEENIQTLLINPNIATVQTSQGLADKVYFLPITPHYVTQVIRNERPDGILLTFGGQTALNCGVELTKAGVLARYGVRVLGTPVETIELTEDRRAFASRMAEIGEHVAPSEAANSLEQAQAAAERLGYPVLVRAAFALGGLGSGFASNREELCALVAPAFAHTSQVLVDKSLKGWKEIEYEVVRDAYGNCVTVCNMENLDPLGIHTGESIVVAPSQTLNDREYQLLRRTAIKVTQHLGIVGECNVQYALNPESEQYYIIEVNARLSRSSALASKATGYPLAYVAAKLALGIPLPELRNSVTGGTAAFEPSLDYCVVKIPRWDLSKFLRVSTKIGSCMKSVGEVMGIGRSFEEAFQKALRMVDENCMGFDHTVKPVSDMELETPTDKRIFVVAAALWAGYSVERLYELTRIDRWFLHRMKRIIAHAQLLEQHRGQPLPPHLLHQAKRLGFSDKQIALAVLSTELAVRKLRQELGICPAVKQIDTVAAEWPAQTNYLYLTYWSTTHDLTFRTPHVLVLGSGVYRIGSSVEFDWCAVGCIQQLRKMGYKTIMVNYNPETVSTDYDMCDRLYFDEISFEVVMDIYELESPEGVILSMGGQLPNNMAMALHRQQCRVLGTSPEAIDSAENRFKFSRLLDTIGISQPQWRELSDLESARQFCQTVGYPCVVRPSYVLSGAAMNVAYTDGDLERFLSSAAAVSKEHPVVISKFIQEAKEIDVDAVACDGVVAAIAISEHVENAGVHSGDATLVTPPQDITAKTLERIQAIVHAVGQELQVTGPFNLQLIAKDDQLKVIECNVRVSRSFPFVSKTLGVDLVALATRVIMGEEVEPVGLMTGSGVVGVKVPQFSFSRLAGADVVLGVEMTSTGEVAGFGESRCEAYLKAMLSTGFKIPKKNILLTIGSYKNKSELLPTVRLLESLGYSLYASLGTADFYTEHGVKVTAVDWHFEEAVDGECPPQRSILEQLAENHFELVINLSMRGAGGRRLSSFVTKGYRTRRLAADFSVPLIIDIKCTKLFVEALGQIGPVPPMKVHVDCMTSQKLVRLPGLIDVHVHLREPGGTHKEDFASGTAAALAGGVTMVCAMPNTRPPIIDAPALALAQKLAEAGARCDFALFLGASSENAGTLGPVAGSAAGLKLYLNETFSELRLDSVDQWMEHFETWPPHLPIVAHAERQSVAAVLMVAQLTQRSVHICHVARKEEILLIKAAKAQGLPVTCEVAPHHLFLSRDDLERLGPGKGEVRPELGSRQDVEALWENMAVIDCFASDHAPHTLEEKCGARPPPGFPGLETMLPLLLTAVSEGRLSLDDLLQRLHHNPRRIFHLPPQEDTYVEVDLEHEWTVPSHMPFSKARWTPFEGQKVKGTVRRVVLRGEVAYIDGQVLVPPGYGQDVRKWPQGAVPQLTPSAPAASEVNTTPERPRRVIPGLPDGRFHLPPRIHRASDPGLPAEEPKEKVSRKAAEPELMGTLDGTCYPPPPVPRQASPQNLGTPGLLHPQTSPLLHSLVGQHILSVQQFTKDQMSHLFNVARTMQKKRSLDILKGKVMASMFYEVSTRTSSSFAAAMARLGGAVLSFSEATSSVQKGESLADSVQTMSCYADVVVLRHPQPGAVELAAKHCRRPVINAGDGVGEHPTQALLDIFTIQEELGTVNGMTITMVGDLKHGRTVHSLACLLTQYRVSLRYVAPPGLCMPPDVWAFVASRGTKQEKFESIEAALPDTDVLYMTRIQKERFSSAQEYEACFGQFILTPHIMTRAKKKMVVMHPMPRVNEISVEVDSDPRAAYFRQAENGMYIRMALLATVLGVLGRL; this is encoded by the exons ATGGCGACCCTGGTGTTGGAGGATGGGTTGGTCCTGCGGGGCCAGCCCTTTGGGGCCGCTGTGTCGACTGCCGGAGAAGTGG TGTTTCAAACCGGCATGGTCGGCTACCCCGAAGCCCTCACAGACCCATCCTACAAGGCACAGATCTTAGTGCTGACATATCCTCTGATCGGCAACTATGGCATCCCCCCAGATGAAGCGGATGAGTTCGGTCTCAGCAAG TGGTTTGAATCCTCGGGGATCCATGTGGCAGGATTGGTGGTGGGAGAGTGCTGCCCCACCCCTAGCCACTGGAGTTCCATCCGCACCCTTCACGAGTGGCTGCAGCAGCATGGCATACCTGGCCTGCAAG GAGTGGACACGCGGGAGCTGACCAAGAAGTTGCGAGAGCAGGGGTCTCTGCTGGGGAAGCTGGTCCAGGATGGGACAGACCCTTCGGCCCTGCCATTCTTGGACCCCAATGCCCGCCCCCTGGTGCCGGAGGTCTCCATTAAG GTTCCACAGGTATTCAATGCAGGGGGTACCCCTCGCATTCTGGCTTTGGACTGTGGCCTGAAGTATAATCAGATCCGATGCTTGTGCCAGCGTGGGGCCGAGGTCACTGTGGTCCCCTGGGACCATGCACTGGACAGCCACG AGTATGAGGGTCTCTTCCTGAGTAACGGCCCTGGCGATCCTGCCTCCTACCCCAACGTGATATCCGCACTGAGCCGTGTCTTAGCGGAGCCGAATCCCCGGCCTGTCTTCGGGATCTGCCTGGGACACCAGCTGCTGGCCTTGGCCATCGGGGCCAAGACGTACAAGATGAG GTATGGGAACCGAGGCCACAACCAGCCGTGCTTGCTGGCGGGCTCTGGGCGCTGCTTCCTGACATCCCAGAATCATGGGTTTGCTGTGGAAACAGACTCCCTGccggcaggctggcttcctctcTTCACCAACGCCAATGACCATTCCAATGAGGGCATCGTCCACGCCAGCCTGCCCTTCTTCAG TGTCCAGTTTCACCCAGAGCACCACGCTGGCCCTTCAGATATGGAGCTCCTTTTTGATATCTTTCTGGAAACTGTGAAAGAAGCCAACACTGGAAACCCTGGGGCCCAGACAG TTCGAGCGCGGCTGGCTGAGCGCCTGTGCCTGCCtggggctcccagcccaggctctgggctTCCCCCGCCGCGGAAGGTCCTGATCCTGGGCTCGGGGGGCCTCTCCATTGGCCAGGCCGGCGAGTTTGACTACTCAGGTTCTCAG GCAATCAAGGCCCTGAAGGAGGAAAACATCCAGACGTTGCTGATCAACCCCAACATTGCCACAGTGCAGACCTCCCAGGGGCTGGCCGACAAGGTCTATTTCCTTCCCATAACACCTCACTACGTCACCCAG GTGATCCGTAATGAGCGTCCAGATGGCATTTTACTGACTTTTGGGGGCCAGACAGCTCTGAACTGTGGTGTGGAGCTGACCAAGGCTGGAGTGCTTGCTCGCTATGGGGTCCGGGTCCTGGGCACACCCGTGGAGACCATTGAGCTGACGGAGGACCGGCGCGCTTTTGCCTCCAGGATGGCGGAGATTGGCGAGCATGTGGCCCCCAGTGAGGCAGCAAATTCTCTTGAACAG gcccaggcagCCGCTGAGCGACTGGGGTACCCTGTGCTGGtgcgggccgcctttgccctgggtggcctgggctctggctttGCATCCAACAGGGAGGAGCTCTGTGCTCTCGTGGCCCCCGCTTTTGCCCATACCAGCCAAGTCCTGGTAGACAAGTCCCTGAAGGGATGGAAGGAGATTGAGTATGAGGTGGTGAGAGACGCCTATGGCAACTGTGTCACG GTGTGTAACATGGAGAACTTGGACCCACTGGGCATCCACACTGGTGAGTCCATAGTGGTGGCTCCAAGCCAGACGCTGAATGACAGGGAGTACCAGCTACTGAGGCGGACGGCCATCAAGGTGACCCAGCACCTTGGCATCGTCGGGGAGTGCAATGTGCAGTACGCCTTGAACCCTGAGTCTGAGCAG TATTATATCATCGAAGTGAATGCCAGGCTCTCTCGAAGCTCTGCTCTGGCCAGTAAGGCCACAGGCTATCCACTGGCCTATGTGGCCGCCAAGCTGGCGCTGGGCATCCCTCTGCCTGAGCTCAG GAACTCGGTGACAGGGGGAACAGCAGCCTTCGAGCCCAGCCTGGATTACTGTGTGGTGAAGATTCCTCGCTGGGACCTCAGCAAGTTCCTGCGTGTCAGCACGAAGATCGGGAGCTGCATGAAGAGCGTTG GTGAAGTCATGGGCATTGGGCGTTCCTTCGAGGAGGCCTTCCAGAAGGCGCTGCGCATGGTGGACGAGAACTGTATGGGCTTTGACCACACAGTAAAGCCAGTCAGTGACATG GAGTTGGAGACTCCGACAGACAAGCGGATCTTCGTGGTGGCAGCTGCTCTGTGGGCTGGCTACTCGGTGGAGCGCCTGTATGAGCTCACACGCATCGACCGCTGGTTCCTGCACCGCATGAAGCGGATCATTGCACACGCCCAGCTGCTGGAGCAGCACCGTGGCCAGCCTTTGCCCCCACACCTGCTGCACCAGGCCAAGCGCCTCGGCTTCTCAGACAAGCAGATCGCCCTTGCGGTTCTCAG CACAGAGCTGGCTGTTCGCAAGCTGCGTCAGGAGCTGGGGATCTGCCCGGCGGTGAAACAGATTGACACAGTGGCCGCGGAGTGGCCAGCGCAGACGAACTACCTGTACCTGACGTACTGGAGCACCACCCACGACCTCACCTTTCGGACGCCTCACGTCCTGGTCCTAGGCTCTGGCGTCTACCGTATCGGCTCCAGCGTCGAGTTCGACTGGTGTGCCGTGGGCTGCATCCAGCAGCTCCGGAAG ATGGGGTATAAGACCATCATGGTGAACTACAACCCGGAGACAGTCAGTACCGACTATGACATGTGTGACCGACTCTACTTCGATGAGATCTCTTTTGAG GTGGTGATGGACATCTATGAGCTGGAGAGCCCCGAAGGCGTGATCCTCTCCATGGGAGGGCAGCTGCCCAACAACATGGCCATGGCTTTGCATCGGCAGCAGTGCCGGGTGCTGGGCACCTCCCCTGAAGCCATCGACTCGGCTGAGAACCGTTTCAAGTTCTCCCGGCTCCTTGATACCATTGGCATCAGCCAGCCTCAGTGGCGGGAGCTGAGTGACCTGGAG TCTGCTCGCCAGTTCTGCCAGACTGTGGGGTACCCCTGCGTGGTGCGCCCCTCCTATGTGCTGAGTGGCGCTGCTATGAACGTGGCCTACACTGACGGGGACCTGGAGCGCTTCCTGAGCAGCGCAGCAGCCGTCTCCAAGGAGCACCCTGTGGTCATCTCCAAGTTCATCCAGGAGGCCAAG gagatTGACGTGGATGCTGTGGCCTGCGATGGTGTGGTGGCAGCCATCGCCATCTCAGAGCATGTGGAGAATGCAGGCGTGCACTCCGGGGACGCCACGCTGGTGACCCCACCACAAGACATCACTGCCAAAACCCTGGAGCGGATCCAGGCCATCGTGCATGCCGTGGGCCAGGAGCTGCAGGTcacgggacccttcaatctgcagctGATTGCCAAG GACGACCAGCTAAAAGTCATCGAATGCAACGTGCGTGTCTCTCGCTCCTTTCCCTTCGTCTCCAAGACCCTGGGCGTAGACCTGGTAGCCTTAGCCACGCGGGTCATCATGGGGGAAGAAGTGGAGCCTGTGGGGCTCATGACTGGCTCTGGAGTCGTGGGGGTCAAG GTGCCCCAGTTTTCCTTCTCCCGCCTGGCGGGTGCTGACGTGGTGTTGGGTGTGGAAATGACCAGCACCGGGGAAGTGGCCGGCTTTGGGGAGAGCCGCTGTGAGGCCTACCTCAAGGCCATGCTGAGCACTGGCTTTAAGATCCCCAAGAAGAACATCCTGCTGACCATTGGCAGCTATAAG AACAAGAGTGAGCTGCTCCCAACTGTGCGGCTGCTGGAGAGCCTGGGCTACAGCCTCTATGCCAGTCTGGGCACCGCCGACTTCTACACCGAGCACGGGGTCAAG GTAACAGCTGTGGACTGGCACTTTGAGGAGGCAGTCGATGGTGAGTGTCCACCACAGCGAAGCATCTTGGAGCAGCTGGCAGAGAATCACTTTGAGCTGGTGATTAACCTGTCCATGCGTGGAGCTGGGGGCCGCCGTCTGTCTTCCTTCGTCACCAAGGGCTACCGTACCCGACGTCTGGCCGCTGACTTCTCTGTGCCCCTCATCATTGACATCAAATGCACCAAGCTGTTTGTGGAG gccctgggccagaTCGGGCCAGTCCCTCCCATGAAGGTGCATGTTGACTGCATGACCTCCCAAAAGCTTGTGCGGCTACCTG GACTGATTGATGTGCACGTGCACCTGCGGGAACCAGGTGGCACACACAAGGAGGATTTTGCCTCGGGCACAGCTGCCGCCCTGGCTGGAGGTGTCACCATGGTGTGTGCCATGCCTAATACCCGGCCCCCCATCATCGATGCCCCcgctctggccctggcccagaag CTGGCAGAGGCTGGTGCCCGCTGTGACTTTGCCTTGTTCCTCGGAGCCTCGTCGGAAAATGCAGGGACCCTGGGCCCGGTGGCTGGGTCTGCTGCGGGGCTGAAGCTCTACCTCAACGAGACCTTCTCTGAGCTGCGGCTGGACAGCGTGGACCAGTGGATGGAG CATTTCGAGACGTGGCCGCCCCACCTTCCCATCGTGGCCCACGCCGAGCGGCAGAGCGTGGCCGCCGTCCTCATGGTGGCTCAGCTGACCCAGCGCTCCGTGCACATCTGTCACGTGGCACGGAAGGAGGAG ATCCTGCTGATTAAAGCCGCCAAGGCCCAGGGGCTGCCCGTGACCTGCGAGGTGGCGCCCCACCATCTGTTCCTGAGCCGGGACGACCTGGAGcgcctggggcctgggaagggggaggtCCGGCCCGAGCTGGGCTCCCGGCAGGACGTGGAGGCCCTGTGGGAGAACATGGCCGTCATCGACTGCTTTGCCTCAGACCACG CCCCCCACACCTTGGAGGAGAAGTGTGGGGCCCGGCCGCCCCCTGGCTTCCCCGGGCTGGAGACcatgctgccgctgctgctgacGGCTGTGAGCGAGGGCCGGCTCAGTCTGGACGACCTGCTGCAGCGCCTGCACCACAACCCTCGGCGGATCTTTCATCTGCCCCCCCAGGAGGACACCTAcgtggag GTGGATCTGGAGCATGAATGGACAGTCCCCAGCCACATGCCCTTCTCCAAGGCCCGCTGGACACCCTTTGAGGGGCAGAAGGTGAAGGGCACCGTTCGACGTGTGGTCCTACGAGGAGAGGTTGCCTATATTGATGGGCAG gtTCTGGTGCCCCCGGGCTACGGACAGGATGTTCGCAAGTGGCCTCAGGGAGCCGTTCCCCAGCTCACGCCCTCTGCCCCTGCCGCCAGCGAGGTCAACACG ACGCCCGAAAGGCCCCGCCGGGTCATCCCAGGGCTCCCCGACGGCCGCTTCCACCTGCCACCCCGAATCCACCGGGCCTCAGACCCAGGTCTGCCAG CCGAGGAGCCAAAGGAAAAGGTGTCTCGGAAGGCAGCTGAGCCAG AGCTGATGGGAACCCTTGATGGCACCTGCTACCCTCCACCACCAGTACCTAGACAGGCATCACCCCAGAACCTGGGGACCCCTGGCCTGCTGCACCCCCAGACCTCACCCCTGCTACACTCATTAGTGGGCCAACATATCCTGTCCGTCCAGCAGTTCACCAAGGACCAg ATGTCCCACCTGTTCAATGTGGCGCGCACGATGCAGAAAAAGCGGAGCCTCGACATCCTCAAG GGAAAGGTGATGGCCTCCATGTTCTACGAGGTGAGCACGAGGACCAGCAGCTCCTTTGCAGCAGCCATGGCCCGGCTGGGGGGCGCTGTGCTCAGCTTCTCAGAAGCCACATCCTCCGTCCAGAAGGGTGAATCCCTGGCCGACTCCGTGCAGACCATGAGCTGCTACGCCGACGTCGTGGTGCTTCGGCACCCCCAGCCCGGAGCCGTGGAG CTGGCAGCCAAGCACTGCCGGAGGCCAGTGATCAACGCTGGGGATGGGGTTGGAGAGCAtcccacccaggccctgctggaCATCTTCACTATCCAGGAGGAGCTGGGCACTGTCAACGGCATGACG ATCACGATGGTGGGGGACCTGAAGCATGGACGCACGGTGCACTCCCTGGCTTGCCTGCTCACCCAGTACCGAGTCAGCCTGCGCTACGTGGCGCCTCCCGGCCTGTGCATGCCGCCCGACGTGTGGGCCTTCGTGGCCTCCCGTGGCACCAAGCAG GAGAAGTTTGAGAGCATCGAGGCGGCGCTGCCGGACACCGACGTGCTGTACATGACGCGGATCCAGAAGGAGCGCTTCAGCTCTGCCCAGGAGTATGAAGCC TGCTTCGGCCAGTTCATCCTCACTCCCCACATCATGACCCGGGCCAAGAAGAAGATGGTGGTGATGCACCCCATGCCCCGCGTCAACGAGATCAG CGTGGAGGTGGACTCAGACCCCCGAGCAGCCTACTTCCGCCAGGCCGAGAACGGCATGTACATACGCATGGCTCTGTTAGCCACCGTGCTGGGCGTGCTGGGCCGTTTGTAG